A genomic segment from Klebsiella africana encodes:
- the zntA gene encoding Zn(II)/Cd(II)/Pb(II) translocating P-type ATPase ZntA: MSTPDAQDKKVPQFSSFTIRRATAPAESCCTDHACTTDSAPVAEALNDARYRWQVDGMDCAACARKVETAVRQVPGVSQVQVLFATEKLLVNAEGDVRAQVENAVRQAGYTLRDANAPAVEQTRGSLLRDNLSLLTLVIMMALSWGLEQANHPAGQLAFIATTLVGLWPVARQALRLIKSGSWFAIETLMSIAAIGALFIGATAEAAMVLLLFLIGERLEGWAASRARQGVSALMALKPDTAIRLRNGVRETVAQRDLRPGDVIEVAAGGRLPADGQLLSPFASFDESALTGESVPVERQAGERVAAGATSVDRLVQLTVISEPGDSAIDRILKLIEEAEERRAPIERFIDRFSRIYTPAIMVVALLVAIVPPLFFTSAWLPWIYKGLTLLLIGCPCALVISTPAAITSGLAVAARRGALIKGGAALEQLGQVRQVAFDKTGTLTVGQPQVTSVIATAEVDDNALLALAAAVEQGSSHPLAQAIVREAQRRQLSIPQASGQRALAGSGIEAEVNGSRILICAASKAAPAEHEAQIQQLESAGQTVVLVRRGETLFGILALRDTLRDDARQAVDALHQLGVQGVILTGDNPRAAAAIASELGLEFRAGLLPADKVKAVMALNADAPLAMVGDGINDAPAMKAATIGIAMGSGTDVALETADAALTHNRLTGLAQMISLARATHANIRQNIAIALGLKGIFLVTTLLGLTGLWLAVLADTGATVLVTANALRLLRKKL, from the coding sequence ATGTCGACTCCAGACGCGCAGGATAAAAAAGTCCCACAATTCTCGTCTTTCACCATACGGCGAGCAACCGCCCCGGCGGAGAGCTGCTGCACAGACCATGCCTGCACTACAGACTCCGCCCCTGTCGCCGAAGCGCTTAACGACGCTCGCTACCGCTGGCAGGTAGATGGCATGGACTGCGCCGCCTGCGCCCGCAAGGTGGAAACCGCGGTTCGTCAGGTGCCTGGGGTCAGTCAGGTCCAGGTGCTGTTCGCCACAGAAAAGCTGCTGGTTAACGCCGAGGGCGATGTCCGCGCTCAGGTTGAGAACGCGGTCCGCCAGGCGGGCTATACACTGCGCGATGCCAATGCCCCCGCAGTAGAGCAAACCCGAGGGTCACTGCTGCGCGACAATCTGTCGTTGCTGACGCTGGTTATCATGATGGCTCTGAGCTGGGGGCTGGAGCAGGCCAACCACCCTGCCGGCCAGTTGGCCTTCATTGCCACCACTCTTGTCGGCCTGTGGCCGGTTGCCCGCCAGGCGCTGCGCCTGATCAAGAGCGGGAGCTGGTTCGCCATTGAAACGCTGATGAGCATTGCCGCCATCGGAGCGCTGTTTATCGGCGCCACCGCAGAGGCGGCGATGGTGCTGCTGCTGTTCCTGATCGGCGAGCGTCTCGAAGGCTGGGCCGCCAGCCGCGCGCGGCAGGGGGTGAGCGCGCTGATGGCGCTGAAGCCCGACACCGCCATTCGCCTGCGCAACGGCGTGCGGGAAACCGTCGCCCAGCGCGATCTGCGGCCTGGAGATGTGATTGAAGTGGCTGCCGGTGGGCGTCTGCCGGCGGATGGCCAGCTGCTGTCGCCCTTTGCCAGCTTTGATGAAAGCGCCCTGACCGGCGAGTCGGTGCCGGTGGAGCGTCAGGCCGGGGAACGGGTAGCGGCGGGCGCCACCAGCGTCGATCGCCTGGTGCAGCTTACCGTGATATCCGAACCGGGCGACAGCGCCATCGACCGCATCCTGAAGCTGATTGAAGAGGCAGAGGAGCGTCGGGCGCCGATCGAGCGCTTCATCGACCGTTTCAGCCGGATCTACACCCCGGCGATTATGGTGGTCGCCTTGTTGGTCGCCATTGTCCCGCCGCTGTTCTTCACCAGCGCCTGGCTACCGTGGATTTATAAAGGACTGACGCTGCTGCTGATCGGCTGTCCATGCGCGCTGGTCATCTCCACGCCGGCGGCCATCACCTCCGGCCTGGCAGTCGCCGCCCGCCGCGGAGCGCTAATCAAAGGCGGCGCGGCGCTGGAACAGCTGGGCCAGGTGCGCCAGGTGGCGTTCGATAAAACCGGCACCCTGACCGTCGGCCAGCCGCAGGTGACTTCGGTTATTGCCACGGCCGAAGTTGACGACAATGCGCTGCTGGCGCTGGCGGCGGCGGTGGAGCAAGGCTCCAGCCACCCGCTGGCGCAGGCCATCGTCCGTGAAGCGCAGCGGCGTCAGCTGAGCATTCCGCAGGCCAGCGGCCAGCGGGCGCTGGCGGGCTCTGGTATCGAAGCCGAAGTCAACGGCAGCCGCATCCTGATCTGCGCCGCCAGCAAAGCCGCTCCGGCAGAGCATGAGGCACAGATCCAGCAACTGGAGAGCGCCGGGCAAACGGTAGTGCTGGTGAGGCGCGGCGAGACGCTGTTCGGCATTCTGGCGCTGCGCGACACCCTGCGCGACGACGCGCGTCAGGCAGTGGATGCCTTGCATCAGCTGGGCGTTCAGGGGGTGATCCTTACCGGGGATAACCCGCGCGCTGCGGCGGCCATCGCCAGCGAACTGGGGCTGGAATTCCGCGCTGGTCTGCTGCCGGCAGACAAAGTGAAAGCCGTCATGGCGCTGAATGCCGATGCGCCGCTGGCGATGGTCGGCGACGGCATCAACGACGCCCCGGCGATGAAAGCGGCCACCATCGGCATCGCCATGGGCAGCGGCACCGACGTGGCGCTGGAGACGGCGGACGCCGCGCTGACCCATAACCGTCTGACTGGCCTGGCGCAGATGATTTCCCTGGCGCGCGCCACCCACGCCAATATCCGCCAGAACATCGCGATTGCCTTAGGGCTGAAGGGGATTTTCCTCGTCACCACCCTGCTTGGCCTGACCGGGTTATGGCTGGCGGTGCTGGCGGATACCGGCGCCACGGTGCTGGTAACGGCTAACGCGCTGCGGTTATTGCGTAAGAAGTTGTAG
- a CDS encoding lysoplasmalogenase, protein MLWSFIAVCFSAWLYVDASYRGPAWRRWVFKPVTLILLLLLAWQAPMFNAISYLVLAGLCASLLGDALTLLPRQRVMYAVGAFFLSHLLYTIWFASQLTLSFFWPLPLVLLVFGALLMAVIWSRLEEMKMPVLTFIGMTLVMVWLAGELWFARPTNTALSGFAGAALLLLSNAVWLVSHYRRRFRADNAIAAAFYFAGHFLIVRALYL, encoded by the coding sequence ATGCTTTGGTCATTTATTGCTGTCTGTTTCTCCGCATGGCTTTATGTCGATGCATCCTATCGCGGGCCGGCCTGGCGACGCTGGGTATTTAAACCTGTCACCCTGATTCTGTTGCTGTTACTGGCCTGGCAGGCGCCAATGTTCAATGCCATCAGCTATCTGGTGCTGGCCGGCCTGTGCGCTTCGCTGCTCGGCGACGCCCTGACCCTGCTGCCGCGTCAGCGAGTGATGTATGCAGTAGGCGCCTTCTTTCTGTCGCATCTGCTGTATACCATCTGGTTCGCCAGCCAGCTGACGCTGTCGTTCTTCTGGCCGCTGCCGCTGGTGTTGCTGGTATTCGGTGCGCTGCTGATGGCGGTGATCTGGAGCCGACTGGAAGAGATGAAAATGCCGGTGCTGACCTTTATCGGGATGACGCTGGTGATGGTCTGGCTGGCCGGTGAGCTGTGGTTTGCCCGTCCCACTAACACCGCACTGTCTGGTTTCGCCGGCGCCGCCCTGCTGCTGCTGAGCAATGCTGTGTGGCTGGTAAGCCATTATCGTCGCCGCTTCCGCGCCGATAACGCCATCGCCGCCGCATTCTACTTTGCCGGCCACTTCCTGATCGTGCGCGCGCTGTACCTGTAA
- a CDS encoding DUF2500 domain-containing protein, which produces MPLFFVLVVAVIVVAASFRYVQQRREKQANDAAPLLQKRVIVSNKREKVINDRRSRQQTVTPAGSEMRYEASFRPETGGLEVVFRLDAPQYHALSVGDRGMLSYKGTAFVAFTPDP; this is translated from the coding sequence ATGCCCCTCTTTTTTGTTCTGGTCGTCGCGGTGATTGTGGTGGCGGCTTCGTTTCGCTATGTTCAGCAGCGCCGTGAGAAACAGGCGAATGACGCCGCCCCGTTGCTACAAAAGCGGGTTATTGTCAGTAATAAGCGGGAAAAAGTGATTAACGATCGACGCTCGCGGCAGCAGACGGTGACGCCCGCGGGTAGTGAAATGCGCTATGAGGCGAGCTTTCGCCCTGAAACCGGTGGGCTGGAGGTAGTGTTTCGCCTTGACGCGCCGCAATATCACGCGCTGAGCGTCGGCGATCGCGGGATGTTGAGTTATAAGGGCACAGCGTTCGTGGCGTTTACGCCCGATCCCTGA
- a CDS encoding DUF1145 family protein translates to MLINLGRLLMLCVWAFLLLNLFQPFPKPLNIFVNVALIFMILMHGLQLTLLKATQPKEAPPLSRFEQIRIFIFGVFELVAWQKKLKATLKK, encoded by the coding sequence ATGCTGATTAATTTAGGCCGCCTGCTGATGCTGTGCGTCTGGGCCTTTCTGCTATTGAATCTGTTTCAGCCCTTTCCGAAGCCGCTGAATATCTTCGTCAACGTCGCGCTGATTTTCATGATCCTGATGCACGGTCTGCAGCTGACACTGCTCAAGGCGACGCAGCCGAAAGAGGCGCCGCCGCTGAGCCGCTTTGAGCAAATCCGCATTTTTATTTTCGGCGTGTTTGAGCTCGTCGCCTGGCAGAAAAAACTGAAGGCGACGCTGAAAAAGTAG
- the rsmD gene encoding 16S rRNA (guanine(966)-N(2))-methyltransferase, protein MKKPNHAGSGQIRIIGGQWRGRKLPVPESPGLRPTTDRVRETLFNWLAPSIVDAHCLDCFAGSGALGLEALSRYAASTTLLEMERGVAQQLQKNLATLKADRGKVITTNTLSFLSQPGTPHQIVFVDPPFRQGLLEETLHLLETQGWLADEALVYVESEVENGLPPVPANWQLYREKVAGQVAYRLYQREAQGEHHAD, encoded by the coding sequence ATGAAAAAACCAAACCACGCGGGCAGCGGCCAGATCCGCATCATCGGCGGGCAATGGCGCGGCCGTAAATTACCGGTGCCGGAGAGCCCGGGCCTGCGGCCGACCACCGACCGGGTTCGCGAAACCCTTTTTAACTGGCTGGCGCCGTCTATTGTTGACGCGCACTGCCTCGATTGCTTTGCCGGCAGCGGCGCGCTGGGGCTGGAAGCACTGTCCCGCTATGCGGCCAGCACCACGCTTCTGGAGATGGAGCGCGGCGTAGCCCAGCAGCTGCAAAAAAATCTCGCCACCCTGAAAGCAGATCGCGGCAAAGTGATCACCACCAATACCCTCAGCTTCCTGAGCCAGCCGGGTACCCCGCACCAGATCGTGTTCGTCGACCCGCCGTTTCGTCAGGGGCTGCTGGAGGAGACGCTACATCTGCTGGAGACACAAGGCTGGCTGGCCGATGAGGCCCTGGTGTACGTCGAAAGCGAAGTCGAAAACGGCTTACCGCCGGTGCCAGCTAACTGGCAGTTGTATCGTGAAAAAGTGGCCGGACAGGTCGCCTACCGTCTTTACCAACGTGAGGCCCAAGGAGAGCACCATGCTGATTAA
- the ftsY gene encoding signal recognition particle-docking protein FtsY, which produces MAKEKKRGFFSWLGFGQKEQAQETETEQKVEEQQAVVEETPAVETPAEPSAPKADPEAFAEDVVEVTETVVENEKAHLAEPVSVQEEEWVETPALTEEAPVVEPEPAVSERPEQPAVVEPLAEEVIAEPVVAEAVAEQPVEDIVVQPQETEAPEEDAPLSDEELEAQALAAEAAEEAAVVVPEPEDEAPVEALAQEQEKPTKEGFFARLKRSLLKTKQNLGSGFISLFRGKKIDDDLFEELEEQLLIADVGVETTRKIITNLTEGASRKQLRDAEALYGLLKEEMGEILAKVDEPLNVEGKTPFVILMVGVNGVGKTTTIGKLARQFEQQGKSVMLAAGDTFRAAAVEQLQVWGQRNNIPVIAQHTGADSASVIFDAIQAAKARHVDVLIADTAGRLQNKSHLMEELKKIVRVMKKLDVDAPHEVMLTIDASTGQNAISQAKLFHEAVGLTGITLTKLDGTAKGGVIFSVADQFGIPIRYIGVGERIEDLRPFNAGDFIEALFARED; this is translated from the coding sequence ATGGCAAAAGAGAAAAAACGTGGCTTCTTTTCCTGGCTGGGCTTTGGACAGAAAGAACAGGCACAGGAAACCGAGACTGAACAAAAAGTAGAAGAACAACAAGCGGTTGTCGAAGAGACTCCGGCGGTTGAAACCCCTGCTGAGCCGAGCGCGCCGAAAGCAGATCCGGAAGCGTTTGCTGAAGACGTCGTCGAAGTGACCGAGACGGTTGTCGAAAACGAAAAAGCGCACCTCGCGGAGCCTGTCAGCGTGCAGGAAGAAGAGTGGGTGGAGACGCCTGCTCTGACCGAAGAAGCGCCTGTTGTTGAACCGGAGCCCGCGGTCAGCGAACGGCCTGAACAGCCTGCGGTGGTTGAGCCGCTGGCGGAAGAGGTGATCGCCGAACCGGTGGTGGCGGAAGCCGTAGCTGAGCAGCCTGTGGAAGACATCGTCGTCCAGCCGCAGGAGACAGAAGCGCCCGAAGAGGACGCGCCGTTAAGCGATGAAGAGCTGGAAGCGCAGGCGCTGGCGGCCGAGGCGGCCGAAGAGGCGGCGGTGGTGGTGCCGGAGCCCGAGGACGAGGCGCCGGTGGAAGCGCTGGCTCAGGAGCAGGAAAAACCGACGAAAGAAGGCTTTTTCGCCCGCCTCAAGCGTAGCCTGCTGAAAACCAAACAAAATCTCGGTTCCGGATTTATCAGCCTGTTCCGTGGCAAAAAGATCGACGATGATCTGTTTGAAGAGCTGGAAGAGCAACTGCTGATCGCCGACGTCGGGGTGGAGACCACCCGCAAGATCATTACCAACCTCACGGAAGGCGCCAGCCGTAAGCAGCTGCGCGATGCGGAAGCGCTGTACGGCCTGCTGAAAGAAGAGATGGGCGAGATTCTCGCCAAAGTAGACGAGCCGCTGAACGTTGAAGGCAAAACGCCCTTTGTTATCCTGATGGTTGGCGTGAACGGGGTGGGGAAAACCACCACCATCGGCAAGCTGGCGCGTCAGTTTGAGCAGCAGGGTAAATCGGTGATGCTGGCGGCGGGGGATACCTTCCGTGCGGCGGCGGTGGAACAGCTGCAGGTCTGGGGTCAGCGTAACAATATCCCGGTGATTGCCCAGCATACCGGCGCGGACTCCGCCTCGGTGATTTTTGACGCCATTCAGGCGGCGAAGGCGCGCCATGTTGACGTACTGATTGCCGATACTGCCGGTCGTCTGCAGAATAAATCGCATCTGATGGAAGAGCTGAAGAAGATTGTCCGGGTGATGAAAAAACTGGATGTCGATGCACCGCATGAGGTGATGTTAACCATCGACGCCAGCACCGGGCAGAATGCCATTAGCCAGGCCAAACTGTTCCATGAAGCGGTAGGTTTGACCGGGATCACCCTGACCAAGCTGGACGGCACCGCCAAAGGCGGCGTGATCTTCTCGGTGGCCGATCAGTTCGGCATTCCGATTCGCTATATTGGCGTCGGCGAGCGTATTGAGGATCTGCGTCCGTTTAATGCGGGCGACTTTATTGAGGCACTTTTTGCCCGAGAGGATTAA
- the ftsE gene encoding cell division ATP-binding protein FtsE has translation MIRFEQVSKAYLGGRQALQGVTFHLQPGEMAFLTGHSGAGKSTLLKLICGIERPSAGKIFFSGHEISRLKSREVPFLRRQIGMIFQDHHLLMDRTVYDNVAIPLIIAGASGDDIRRRVSAALDKVGLLDKAKNFPIQLSGGEQQRVGIARAVVNKPAVLLADEPTGNLDEALSEGILRLFEEFNRVGVTVLMATHDLGLISSRPYRVLTLSDGHLHGGIRGE, from the coding sequence ATGATTCGCTTTGAACAAGTCAGCAAAGCCTATCTCGGTGGGAGACAAGCGCTGCAGGGGGTGACCTTCCACCTGCAGCCGGGCGAGATGGCGTTTCTGACCGGCCATTCCGGCGCAGGGAAGAGTACCCTGCTGAAGCTTATCTGTGGTATCGAACGGCCCAGCGCCGGGAAAATCTTCTTCAGCGGTCATGAAATCAGCCGTCTGAAGAGCCGTGAGGTGCCGTTCCTGCGCCGCCAGATCGGTATGATTTTCCAGGACCACCATTTGCTGATGGATCGTACCGTGTATGACAACGTGGCGATCCCGCTGATTATCGCCGGCGCCAGCGGCGATGACATTCGTCGTCGCGTCTCGGCGGCGCTGGATAAGGTCGGCCTGCTGGACAAAGCGAAGAATTTTCCCATTCAGCTCTCCGGCGGTGAGCAGCAGCGCGTGGGGATTGCCCGTGCGGTGGTCAACAAGCCGGCGGTGCTGCTGGCGGATGAACCGACCGGTAACCTCGACGAGGCGCTCTCGGAGGGGATTTTACGTCTGTTTGAAGAATTTAACCGCGTTGGGGTGACGGTACTGATGGCCACGCACGATCTGGGGCTTATCTCCAGTCGTCCGTACCGCGTGCTGACGCTTAGCGACGGCCATCTGCATGGAGGCATTCGGGGTGAATAA
- the ftsX gene encoding permease-like cell division protein FtsX, with protein MNKRDAMNQIRQFGSKFDRLRNAAGGGGGGGRNAPKRPKAAPNPASRKSNVFNEQVRYAWHGALQDLKSTPLATFLTVMVIAISLTLPSVCYMVYKNVSSAASQYYPSPQITVYLEKTLDDDAAARVVGQLQAEQGVDKVNYLSRDEALGEFRNWSGFGGALDMLEENPLPAVAIVVPKLDFQSTEALNTLRDRVSRIQGVDEVRMDDSWFARLSSLTGLVGRVSAMIGVLMVAAVFLVIGNSVRLSIFARRDTINVQKLIGATDGFILRPFLYGGALLGFSGAFLSLILSEILVMRLSSAVTEVAKVFGTQFELSGLGFDECLLMLIVCSMIGWVAAWLATVQHLRHFTPD; from the coding sequence GTGAATAAGCGCGACGCAATGAACCAGATTCGCCAGTTCGGCAGCAAGTTCGATCGCCTGCGCAACGCGGCGGGCGGTGGCGGTGGCGGCGGGCGCAATGCGCCAAAACGGCCGAAAGCGGCGCCTAACCCGGCCTCGCGTAAGAGCAACGTGTTCAACGAGCAGGTGCGCTATGCCTGGCACGGCGCGCTGCAGGATTTAAAAAGCACGCCGCTGGCGACCTTCCTGACGGTAATGGTCATCGCCATATCGTTGACCCTGCCAAGCGTCTGCTACATGGTTTACAAAAACGTCAGCAGCGCGGCGTCCCAGTATTACCCCTCGCCGCAGATCACCGTTTATCTGGAAAAAACGCTGGATGACGATGCCGCGGCGCGGGTGGTGGGCCAGCTGCAGGCGGAGCAGGGCGTCGACAAGGTAAACTATTTGTCCCGTGACGAGGCGCTGGGGGAGTTCCGTAACTGGTCAGGCTTTGGCGGCGCCCTGGATATGCTGGAGGAGAACCCGCTGCCGGCGGTCGCCATCGTGGTGCCGAAGCTGGATTTCCAGAGCACCGAGGCGCTGAATACCCTGCGCGATCGGGTCTCGCGGATCCAGGGGGTGGATGAGGTGCGGATGGACGATAGCTGGTTTGCTCGTCTCTCCTCGCTGACCGGGCTGGTAGGCCGCGTGTCGGCGATGATCGGCGTGCTGATGGTGGCGGCGGTGTTCCTGGTGATTGGCAACAGCGTGCGCCTGAGCATCTTCGCCCGCCGCGATACCATTAACGTGCAGAAGCTTATCGGCGCCACCGACGGGTTTATCCTGCGTCCGTTCCTCTACGGCGGGGCGCTGCTGGGTTTCTCCGGCGCGTTTTTATCGCTGATCCTGTCGGAGATTCTGGTAATGCGCCTTTCGTCGGCGGTGACCGAAGTGGCGAAGGTGTTTGGCACCCAGTTTGAGCTGAGCGGCTTAGGCTTTGACGAGTGCCTGTTGATGCTGATTGTCTGCTCGATGATCGGTTGGGTCGCCGCCTGGCTGGCGACAGTGCAACATTTACGTCACTTTACTCCCGATTAA
- the rpoH gene encoding RNA polymerase sigma factor RpoH, protein MTKEMQTLALAPVGNLESYIRAANTWPMLSADEERELAEKLHYQGDLEAAKKLILSHLRFVVHIARNYSGYGLPQADLIQEGNIGLMKAVRRFNPEVGVRLVSFAVHWIKAEIHEYVLRNWRIVKVATTKAQRKLFFNLRKTKQRLGWFNQDEVEMVARELGVSSKDVREMESRMAAQDMTFDMSSDDESDSQPMAPVLYLQDKTSNFADGIEDDNWEEQAANKLTDAMQGLDERSQDIIRARWLDEDNKSTLQELADRYGVSAERVRQLEKNAMKKLRAAIEA, encoded by the coding sequence ATGACCAAAGAAATGCAAACTTTAGCTTTAGCCCCCGTTGGTAACCTGGAATCGTATATCCGGGCCGCTAACACTTGGCCGATGCTGTCGGCTGATGAAGAGCGGGAGCTTGCTGAAAAGCTGCATTACCAGGGCGATCTGGAAGCAGCGAAAAAGCTGATTCTGTCTCACCTGCGCTTTGTTGTTCACATTGCTCGTAACTACTCGGGCTATGGCCTGCCGCAGGCGGATCTGATCCAGGAAGGCAATATCGGCCTGATGAAAGCCGTGCGTCGCTTCAACCCGGAAGTGGGTGTGCGCCTGGTCTCCTTCGCCGTGCACTGGATTAAAGCCGAAATTCACGAATACGTGCTGCGCAACTGGCGTATTGTGAAGGTCGCTACCACCAAAGCACAACGTAAGCTGTTCTTTAACCTGCGTAAAACCAAACAGCGTCTGGGTTGGTTCAACCAGGATGAAGTGGAAATGGTGGCCCGTGAGCTGGGCGTGTCGAGCAAAGACGTCCGCGAGATGGAATCCCGTATGGCGGCCCAGGACATGACGTTTGACATGTCGTCCGACGATGAGTCCGACAGCCAGCCGATGGCGCCGGTCCTGTATCTGCAGGACAAAACGTCTAACTTTGCCGACGGCATCGAAGATGACAACTGGGAAGAGCAGGCGGCGAATAAGCTGACTGACGCGATGCAGGGCCTGGACGAGCGTAGCCAGGACATCATCCGCGCCCGCTGGCTGGACGAAGACAACAAGTCCACGCTGCAGGAACTGGCCGACCGCTACGGCGTCTCTGCAGAGCGCGTGCGTCAGCTGGAAAAGAACGCCATGAAAAAACTGCGTGCCGCTATCGAAGCCTGA
- the pdxR gene encoding MocR-like pyridoxine biosynthesis transcription factor PdxR, producing MRSLVGDLVLVRLQEERDPLLHKRLYNALRRAILDGSLAPQSRLPPSRDLAGELGVSRNTILTTYEQLLAEGYVVSRRGSGTFVAQTAPESSLTTKGQQENSNHAASTAYISRRGQHLLGQVSASPRQWGAFIPGVPDVNAFPHPLFSKIQARISRRPKPERLSYSCNGGTPELQQALVDYLRVSRGVHCQSDQILITEGIHQAIDLVTRMLCDNGDLAWVEEPSYWGIRHVLAMNDVRAEPLTVDANGLCPPETVDDAPRLIFVTPSHQYPLGAVMSLERRQRLLALARQQGSWIVEDDYDSEFRFSGQPIPALQGLVADAPVVYIGTFSKTLYPGLRLGYVVIPRPLVSDLKHAHAELYRGGHSLIQMALAEFITAGHYSAHIRRMRLLYSRRRAFLTELIQRHCMPYALSDFSDNAGLHLILNLPAEADDVAIAREANAQHILVRPLSRYYLTAARKKGLLMGFASQPEEQMAPAFSVLLGCLQTHCPQMLLPREDAEKQNAPT from the coding sequence TTGCGTTCGCTGGTGGGTGACCTGGTGCTGGTCCGTCTGCAGGAAGAGCGGGATCCTCTTCTGCACAAACGCTTATATAACGCGCTGCGCCGCGCGATCCTCGACGGCTCGCTGGCGCCGCAAAGCCGCCTGCCGCCGTCGCGCGATCTGGCGGGCGAGCTCGGCGTATCAAGAAACACCATATTAACAACTTATGAACAATTGCTGGCGGAAGGATATGTGGTTTCCCGCCGGGGAAGCGGAACATTCGTTGCCCAAACCGCCCCGGAGAGTTCATTAACGACTAAAGGCCAGCAGGAAAACAGCAACCACGCGGCGTCGACAGCGTATATTTCTCGCCGCGGCCAGCACCTGCTCGGCCAGGTCAGCGCCAGCCCGCGCCAGTGGGGAGCGTTTATACCCGGCGTGCCGGACGTTAACGCCTTTCCCCACCCGCTGTTCAGCAAGATCCAGGCCCGCATCAGCCGTCGACCAAAACCGGAGCGGCTCAGCTACAGCTGCAACGGCGGAACACCGGAGCTGCAGCAGGCGCTGGTGGATTATCTGCGGGTGTCGCGCGGCGTCCACTGTCAGTCAGATCAAATTCTTATCACCGAGGGGATCCACCAGGCGATCGATCTGGTCACACGCATGCTGTGTGATAACGGCGATCTGGCGTGGGTGGAGGAGCCTTCCTACTGGGGGATCCGCCACGTGCTGGCGATGAACGATGTTCGGGCAGAGCCCCTGACCGTCGATGCCAACGGCCTGTGCCCGCCGGAGACAGTTGATGATGCGCCGAGGCTGATCTTCGTTACGCCTTCCCACCAGTATCCGCTGGGCGCGGTGATGAGCCTTGAGCGCCGCCAGCGGCTGCTGGCGCTCGCCCGCCAGCAGGGAAGCTGGATCGTCGAAGATGATTATGACAGCGAGTTTCGCTTTTCCGGTCAGCCGATCCCCGCCCTGCAGGGTCTGGTCGCCGACGCCCCGGTGGTCTATATCGGCACCTTCAGCAAGACGCTCTATCCCGGCCTGCGCCTGGGCTACGTGGTGATCCCGCGGCCGCTGGTCAGCGACCTGAAGCACGCCCACGCCGAGCTTTACCGCGGCGGCCATTCGCTGATCCAGATGGCGCTGGCGGAGTTTATTACCGCCGGCCACTATTCGGCCCATATCCGCCGCATGCGGCTGCTCTACAGCCGTCGCCGCGCCTTTTTAACCGAGCTTATCCAGCGGCATTGCATGCCGTACGCCCTGTCTGACTTCAGCGATAATGCCGGGCTGCATTTGATCCTCAATTTGCCCGCGGAGGCGGACGATGTGGCGATCGCCAGAGAGGCCAATGCGCAGCACATTCTGGTGCGGCCGCTGTCGCGCTACTACCTGACGGCGGCGCGGAAGAAAGGATTACTGATGGGATTTGCCAGCCAGCCCGAAGAGCAGATGGCGCCGGCGTTCAGCGTCTTACTCGGCTGCCTGCAGACGCACTGCCCGCAGATGCTCCTGCCCCGGGAGGACGCAGAAAAACAAAACGCCCCAACCTGA